One genomic region from Pseudoduganella dura encodes:
- the pilB gene encoding type IV-A pilus assembly ATPase PilB, which yields MAAVQPTTASGAPLPGLARALLQAGRLTSAQADALLKRAGTEKQPFIDVLLGSGVIGARDLAAFCAETFAYPMLDLHTVNVAALPHKIIDEKLMQSGRVVALAKRGNKMSVAISDPTNTQALDQIKFQTESSVEPVIVPHDALLRLLHELSKNSEQLMGELAGDDSEIQFAEEGDAAAAEAPSTDIEDAPIVRFLNKMLIDAVNMGASDLHFEPFEKFYRIRFRVDGVLVEHAQPPIAIKDKLVSRIKVLARLDISEKRVPQDGRMRLIVSPTKTLDLRISTLPTLFGEKTVMRILDATQAQMGIDALGYEPDQRALLLDAIARPYGMVLVTGPTGSGKTVSLYTCLNILNKPGINISTAEDPAEINLPGVNQVNVNDKAGLTFPVALKSFLRQDPDIIMVGEIRDLETADIAIKAAQTGHMVFSTLHTNDAPSTLTRLMNMGVAPFNIASSVILITAQRLARRLCTCKKPVDISPDLLLRAGYRDEDLDGGWKPYGPVGCERCNGSGYKGRVGIYQIMPISPAIEALILAHGNSMQIAAQAQAEGVKSLRQSGLVKVKAGLTSLEEVLGCTNE from the coding sequence ATGGCAGCAGTCCAACCCACGACGGCATCAGGCGCTCCCCTGCCGGGACTGGCGCGGGCCCTGTTGCAGGCCGGCCGCCTCACTTCCGCGCAGGCCGATGCGCTGCTCAAGCGCGCGGGTACGGAAAAGCAGCCGTTTATCGACGTGCTGCTCGGCAGCGGCGTCATCGGCGCGCGCGACCTGGCCGCCTTTTGCGCCGAAACGTTCGCCTACCCGATGCTCGACCTGCACACGGTCAACGTGGCCGCCCTGCCCCACAAGATCATCGACGAAAAGCTGATGCAGAGCGGGCGCGTGGTGGCACTGGCCAAGCGGGGCAACAAGATGTCGGTGGCGATTTCCGATCCCACCAACACACAGGCGCTGGACCAGATCAAGTTCCAGACCGAATCGTCGGTGGAGCCGGTGATCGTGCCGCACGATGCGCTGCTGCGGCTGCTGCATGAACTGAGCAAGAACAGCGAACAGCTGATGGGCGAGCTGGCCGGCGACGACAGCGAGATCCAGTTCGCCGAGGAAGGCGACGCGGCGGCTGCGGAAGCGCCGTCGACGGACATCGAGGATGCGCCGATCGTGCGATTCCTGAACAAGATGCTGATCGATGCCGTCAACATGGGCGCCTCGGACCTGCACTTCGAGCCGTTCGAGAAGTTCTACCGGATCCGCTTCCGGGTCGACGGCGTGCTGGTCGAGCATGCGCAGCCGCCGATCGCGATCAAGGACAAGCTGGTGTCCCGCATCAAGGTGCTGGCCCGGCTGGACATCTCGGAAAAGCGCGTGCCGCAGGATGGCCGCATGCGGCTGATCGTGTCGCCCACGAAAACGCTCGACCTGCGCATCTCCACGCTGCCCACGCTGTTCGGCGAAAAAACGGTGATGCGTATCCTCGATGCCACGCAGGCGCAGATGGGCATCGATGCGCTGGGCTACGAGCCGGACCAGCGCGCGCTGCTGCTCGATGCGATCGCCCGGCCCTACGGCATGGTGCTCGTGACCGGACCGACGGGTTCCGGCAAGACCGTGTCGCTGTACACGTGCCTGAACATCCTGAACAAGCCCGGCATCAATATCTCGACGGCGGAAGACCCGGCCGAGATCAATCTGCCCGGCGTGAACCAGGTGAACGTGAACGACAAGGCCGGGCTGACCTTCCCGGTGGCGCTGAAATCGTTCCTGCGCCAGGATCCCGACATCATCATGGTCGGCGAGATCCGCGACCTGGAAACGGCGGACATCGCGATCAAGGCGGCGCAGACGGGCCACATGGTGTTTTCCACGCTGCACACGAACGATGCGCCATCGACGCTGACGCGCCTGATGAACATGGGGGTGGCGCCGTTCAACATCGCCTCGTCCGTCATCCTGATCACGGCGCAGCGCCTGGCGCGCCGTTTGTGCACGTGCAAGAAGCCGGTCGACATCTCGCCGGACCTGCTGCTGCGCGCCGGCTACCGGGACGAGGACCTGGACGGCGGCTGGAAGCCCTACGGCCCGGTGGGCTGCGAGCGCTGCAACGGCTCCGGCTACAAGGGCCGCGTGGGCATCTACCAGATCATGCCGATCTCGCCGGCGATCGAGGCCCTGATCCTCGCGCACGGCAATTCGATGCAGATCGCCGCCCAGGCCCAGGCCGAAGGCGTGAAGTCGCTGCGCCAGTCCGGGCTGGTGAAGGTGAAGGCAGGGTTGACGAGCCTGGAAGAAGTGCTGGGTTGCACGAACGAATAG
- a CDS encoding DUF2231 domain-containing protein yields the protein MSAHITNGPIHRHPPGRLHAILLSGTVPLFLGALASDAAYYRSYQIQWSNFASWLIAGGLLFGGLALLLSVAGLLRARHRTGRPLIGLLLLLATWVLGLGNAFVHAKDAWAAMPEGLIVSVIVAALACIATWISLDTRPEVAK from the coding sequence ATGTCAGCACACATAACGAACGGCCCGATTCATCGACACCCGCCGGGACGGCTGCATGCCATCCTGCTCTCCGGAACGGTTCCCCTGTTTCTCGGTGCATTGGCGAGCGATGCGGCCTACTATCGAAGCTACCAGATCCAGTGGAGCAATTTTGCATCGTGGCTCATCGCCGGCGGCCTGCTCTTCGGCGGTCTTGCCCTGCTACTTTCCGTGGCGGGCCTGCTCCGTGCCCGGCACAGGACAGGGCGTCCATTGATCGGCCTGCTGCTGTTGCTGGCAACCTGGGTACTGGGACTGGGCAACGCCTTCGTCCATGCCAAGGACGCCTGGGCGGCGATGCCGGAAGGATTGATCGTGTCGGTGATCGTTGCCGCATTGGCCTGCATCGCGACGTGGATCAGCCTGGATACGCGTCCGGAGGTGGCGAAATGA
- a CDS encoding glutamate carboxypeptidase, with amino-acid sequence MRKLAAGISLALATLGATPGTASANPALLKQAEAQQPAALALLEKLVNIDSGTFNAKGLDAVGAIAAAELARQGFRIEKLPASPAAGHNLVATRSGTGKGRVLLVAHMDTVFADGTAAKRPFRVEGRRAYGPGIMDDKGGIVIAIGAGRLLTGADFGKLTILLNTNEETGSEGTRALIERLAREHDVAFNLEPGRAADGLVVARKGSGEIELEVTGKASHAGVAPKQGVNAALEAAHQVVQLSRLGDDGRETTVSWTVIRGGDRSNVIPDHAKATADVRVKTPDEFDRVERDLRRIAANQLVPDARVALALKRGFPPMPPSPVTDGLARKAAAVYAEIGRKLTLESTGGAADASLVFAAGVPTLDGLGIVGGGIHTADEYAEVDSIAPRIYLLARLIQEYGRPGAATKP; translated from the coding sequence ATGCGCAAGCTCGCGGCCGGCATTTCGCTGGCATTGGCAACACTGGGAGCAACACCGGGAACGGCGTCGGCCAACCCCGCGCTGCTGAAGCAGGCGGAAGCGCAGCAGCCGGCCGCCCTGGCGCTGCTGGAGAAGCTCGTCAACATCGATTCCGGCACGTTCAACGCGAAGGGGCTCGATGCGGTGGGCGCCATCGCCGCGGCCGAGCTGGCGCGGCAGGGCTTTCGCATCGAGAAGCTGCCGGCCTCGCCGGCGGCCGGCCACAACCTGGTGGCCACGCGCAGCGGCACGGGGAAGGGCCGCGTGCTGCTCGTTGCCCACATGGATACCGTGTTCGCCGACGGCACCGCCGCGAAACGCCCGTTCCGGGTGGAAGGCAGGCGCGCCTACGGCCCCGGCATCATGGACGACAAAGGCGGCATCGTCATCGCCATCGGGGCCGGCAGGCTGCTGACCGGCGCGGACTTCGGCAAGCTCACCATCCTGCTCAACACGAACGAGGAGACCGGCTCCGAGGGCACGCGCGCGCTGATAGAGCGGCTGGCGCGCGAACATGACGTGGCCTTCAACCTGGAACCGGGCCGCGCGGCCGATGGGCTGGTGGTGGCGCGCAAGGGCAGCGGCGAGATCGAGCTGGAAGTGACCGGCAAGGCTTCGCACGCCGGCGTGGCGCCGAAGCAGGGCGTCAACGCGGCGCTGGAAGCGGCGCACCAGGTCGTGCAGCTGTCCCGCCTCGGCGACGATGGCAGGGAAACCACCGTCAGCTGGACCGTCATCCGGGGCGGCGACCGCAGCAACGTGATCCCGGACCACGCGAAGGCCACGGCGGACGTGCGCGTGAAGACGCCGGACGAATTCGACCGCGTCGAGCGCGACCTGCGCCGCATCGCCGCGAACCAGCTGGTGCCGGACGCCAGGGTGGCGCTGGCGCTGAAACGGGGCTTCCCGCCGATGCCGCCCAGCCCCGTCACCGATGGGCTGGCGCGGAAAGCCGCCGCGGTCTACGCCGAGATCGGCCGCAAGCTGACGCTGGAAAGCACCGGCGGCGCAGCCGATGCCAGCCTGGTCTTCGCGGCCGGCGTGCCCACGCTCGATGGCCTGGGCATCGTCGGCGGCGGCATCCACACGGCCGACGAATACGCAGAAGTGGACAGCATCGCGCCGCGCATCTACCTGCTGGCCCGGCTGATCCAGGAATACGGCCGCCCCGGTGCGGCGACAAAACCATAA
- the xdhA gene encoding xanthine dehydrogenase small subunit: MSEPIRFYFRGAVHEVQGVDTTQTVLQHLREDLHCTGTKEGCAEGDCGACTVLVGTLVDGNVELKAVNSCIQLTPTLDGKALFTVEDMQQANGDLHPVQQALVECHGSQCGFCTPGFAMSLWGMYMKVEGRTPERKEIDDCLSGNLCRCTGYRPIIDAARRMTELPAVQFDTTGVAAQLQALKRDKLATYAANGQTFHAPRTLEELAQLRAERPGATLLAGSTDVGLWITKQMRVLNDIIYLGHVDALKNVSLDGTMLEIGAGVALDEAYGKLCEYYPDELGELRQRFASLPIRNAGTLGGNVANGSPIGDSMPWMIALGSEVVLHGAEGDRTLPMDAFYLDYMKKDMRPGEFVRAVRVPLPRPNVAFRTYKLAKRFDQDISAVCAAFAFEFDGDIVKAARIAFGGMAGTPKRAALAEAALNGRAWTEEALADAMAALAQDYAPLSDMRASSTYRMRTAQNLLRRFWFETRLDAPLAASDVNAFAA; the protein is encoded by the coding sequence ATGTCCGAACCGATCCGCTTTTACTTCCGCGGCGCCGTGCACGAAGTGCAGGGTGTCGATACCACGCAGACGGTGCTCCAGCACCTGCGCGAAGACCTGCATTGCACCGGCACCAAGGAAGGCTGTGCCGAAGGCGACTGCGGTGCCTGCACCGTGCTCGTCGGCACCCTCGTCGACGGCAACGTCGAGCTGAAGGCCGTCAATTCCTGCATCCAGCTCACGCCCACGCTGGACGGCAAGGCGCTGTTCACGGTCGAGGACATGCAGCAGGCCAATGGCGACCTGCACCCGGTGCAGCAGGCGCTGGTCGAATGCCACGGTTCGCAATGCGGCTTCTGTACGCCGGGCTTCGCCATGTCGCTGTGGGGCATGTACATGAAAGTGGAAGGCCGCACGCCGGAACGGAAGGAAATCGACGATTGCCTGTCTGGCAACCTGTGCCGCTGCACCGGCTACCGTCCGATCATCGACGCGGCGCGGCGCATGACGGAACTGCCCGCCGTGCAGTTCGACACGACCGGTGTGGCGGCGCAGCTGCAGGCGCTCAAGCGCGACAAGCTGGCCACCTATGCCGCGAACGGCCAGACGTTCCACGCGCCGCGCACGCTCGAAGAGCTGGCGCAACTGCGCGCCGAGCGCCCGGGCGCCACGCTGCTGGCCGGCTCCACCGACGTGGGCCTGTGGATCACCAAACAGATGCGCGTGCTGAACGACATCATCTACCTGGGCCACGTCGATGCGCTGAAGAACGTGTCCCTCGATGGGACTATGCTGGAAATCGGCGCCGGCGTCGCGCTGGACGAGGCCTACGGCAAACTGTGCGAGTACTATCCGGACGAGCTGGGCGAATTGCGCCAGCGCTTCGCGTCGCTGCCGATCCGCAACGCCGGTACGCTGGGCGGCAACGTGGCCAACGGCTCGCCGATCGGCGATTCGATGCCGTGGATGATCGCGCTGGGCAGCGAGGTGGTGCTGCACGGCGCCGAAGGCGACCGCACGCTGCCGATGGACGCGTTCTACCTCGACTACATGAAGAAGGACATGCGGCCGGGCGAATTCGTGCGCGCCGTGCGCGTGCCGCTGCCGCGCCCGAACGTGGCGTTCCGCACCTACAAGCTGGCCAAGCGCTTCGACCAGGATATCTCGGCCGTGTGCGCCGCCTTCGCCTTCGAGTTCGACGGCGACATCGTCAAGGCCGCGCGCATCGCGTTCGGCGGCATGGCCGGCACGCCGAAGCGCGCCGCGCTGGCCGAAGCCGCGCTGAACGGCCGCGCCTGGACCGAAGAGGCGCTGGCCGATGCGATGGCCGCGCTGGCGCAGGACTACGCGCCGCTGTCGGACATGCGCGCTTCCAGCACCTACCGGATGCGCACCGCGCAGAACCTGCTGCGCCGCTTCTGGTTCGAAACCCGACTCGATGCGCCTCTGGCGGCCAGCGACGTCAACGCCTTTGCCGCCTGA
- a CDS encoding HlyC/CorC family transporter, producing MDNIPLWVQLLALACLIFLSAFFAMAETALMAANRFRLRHEAKRGSRRAIATLWLLERTERLLSLVLIANTLLNAMAIALVTAIAINRFGLEEHVILISTGAVVFMLIVLAEISPKIIGARYADQVVLPASLVLRPLLRAARPLIWFVHLFVETLLRAFRVKPAGNPHESGLSADELRSVLLEAGNFIPQKHRSILLNLFDLDKISVEDVMTPRAQIEALNLAVPVDEIKQQLTTCYHNKLPVYDGEINQMVGILHVRKAIALLNEEDELTVAHFRALLSEPYFIPQDTAVFAQLQNFQELRERLAIIVDEYGEVQGLVTLDDIIEEMIGEFTTSTPSASRADTFGWDARSTCLLEGTTALRDINKRLGLNFPLDGPKTLNGLLLEYLQDIPDAPISVRIGNCTIEVVQVQNQRVKVAKLRQLDR from the coding sequence TTGGACAACATTCCCTTATGGGTGCAGCTCCTTGCACTCGCCTGCCTGATCTTCCTGTCGGCCTTTTTCGCGATGGCCGAAACCGCCCTGATGGCGGCCAACCGCTTCCGTTTGCGCCACGAGGCGAAGCGGGGCAGCCGCCGCGCGATTGCCACGCTGTGGCTGCTGGAGCGTACCGAGCGCCTGCTGTCGCTGGTACTGATCGCCAACACGCTGCTCAACGCGATGGCGATCGCGCTGGTGACGGCGATCGCCATCAACCGCTTCGGGCTGGAGGAACACGTGATTCTGATCTCGACCGGCGCGGTGGTGTTCATGTTGATCGTGCTGGCGGAGATTTCGCCGAAGATCATCGGCGCCCGCTATGCGGACCAGGTCGTGCTGCCGGCCAGCCTCGTGCTGCGGCCGCTGCTGCGCGCCGCCAGGCCCCTGATCTGGTTCGTGCACCTGTTCGTGGAAACGCTGCTGCGCGCGTTCCGGGTCAAGCCGGCCGGCAATCCCCATGAATCGGGCCTGTCCGCGGACGAGCTGCGCTCGGTGCTGCTGGAAGCGGGCAACTTCATCCCGCAGAAGCACCGCAGCATCCTGCTGAACCTGTTCGACCTGGACAAGATCTCCGTCGAGGACGTGATGACGCCCCGCGCGCAGATCGAGGCGCTGAACCTGGCGGTGCCGGTCGACGAGATCAAGCAGCAGCTGACCACCTGCTATCACAACAAGCTGCCCGTCTACGACGGGGAGATCAACCAGATGGTCGGCATCCTGCACGTGCGCAAGGCCATCGCGCTGCTCAACGAGGAGGACGAACTGACCGTGGCGCACTTCCGCGCGCTGCTGTCCGAACCCTACTTCATCCCGCAGGACACGGCCGTGTTCGCGCAGCTGCAGAACTTCCAGGAGCTGCGCGAGCGGCTGGCGATCATCGTCGACGAATACGGCGAGGTGCAGGGTCTCGTCACGCTGGACGACATCATCGAGGAAATGATCGGCGAATTCACGACGTCGACACCATCGGCCAGCCGGGCCGACACCTTCGGCTGGGATGCCAGGTCCACCTGCCTGCTGGAGGGCACCACCGCCCTGCGCGACATCAACAAGCGGCTGGGATTAAACTTTCCGCTGGACGGTCCGAAAACACTGAACGGGCTGTTGCTGGAATACCTGCAGGATATCCCGGACGCGCCGATCAGCGTGCGGATTGGCAATTGCACCATAGAGGTTGTACAGGTGCAAAATCAGCGCGTGAAAGTCGCCAAATTGCGACAGCTGGACAGGTAA
- a CDS encoding type II secretion system F family protein — MAHAGGIKESIFAWEGKDKTGKTVRGELRAGGEAVVNVTLRRQGIMVTKVKKKVYRSGKKVTDKDISLFTRQLATMMKAGVPLLQSFDIVGKGHANPSVSKLVMDLRADIETGTSLNQAFRKFPLYFDPLFCNLVGAGEQAGILEDLLTRLAIYKEKTLAMKAKIKSALTYPIAILAVAFIVTAVIMIWVVPAFKEVFSSFGADLPAPTLVVMAISEFFVDWWYMIFGGLFAAIYFFFQAWRRSLGMQQALDRLLLRVPVFGDVIRKATIARWTRTLSTMFAAGVPLVEALDSVGGAAGNAVYLEATRKIQSDVSTGVSLTVAMQNVEVFPNMVTQMVAIGEESGALDAMLGKVADFFEEEVDEAVASLSSLMEPAIMVILGVLIGGLVVAMYLPIFKLGSVV, encoded by the coding sequence ATGGCACACGCGGGCGGCATCAAGGAATCCATCTTTGCCTGGGAAGGCAAGGACAAGACGGGCAAGACCGTGCGCGGCGAACTGCGCGCGGGCGGCGAGGCCGTGGTCAACGTGACCCTGCGCAGGCAGGGCATCATGGTCACCAAGGTCAAGAAGAAGGTGTACCGCTCCGGCAAGAAGGTCACGGACAAGGACATTTCCCTGTTCACCCGCCAGCTGGCGACGATGATGAAGGCCGGCGTGCCGCTGCTGCAGTCCTTCGACATCGTGGGCAAGGGCCACGCCAATCCCTCCGTGTCGAAGCTGGTGATGGACCTGCGCGCGGATATCGAAACCGGCACGAGCCTGAACCAGGCGTTCCGCAAGTTCCCGCTGTACTTCGATCCGCTGTTCTGCAACCTGGTCGGCGCCGGCGAGCAGGCCGGCATCCTGGAAGACCTGCTGACCCGGCTGGCGATCTACAAGGAAAAGACGCTGGCGATGAAGGCCAAGATCAAGTCGGCGCTCACGTATCCGATCGCGATCCTGGCGGTGGCGTTCATCGTCACGGCGGTGATCATGATCTGGGTGGTGCCGGCGTTCAAGGAAGTGTTCTCCAGCTTCGGCGCGGACTTGCCGGCACCCACGCTGGTGGTGATGGCGATCTCCGAATTCTTCGTCGACTGGTGGTACATGATCTTCGGCGGCCTGTTCGCGGCGATCTACTTCTTCTTCCAGGCGTGGCGGCGATCCCTCGGGATGCAGCAGGCGCTGGACCGGCTCCTGCTGCGCGTGCCCGTGTTCGGCGACGTGATCAGGAAGGCGACGATCGCGCGCTGGACGCGCACCCTGTCGACCATGTTCGCCGCCGGCGTGCCGCTGGTCGAGGCGCTCGACTCGGTGGGCGGCGCCGCCGGCAATGCCGTCTACCTGGAGGCCACGCGCAAGATCCAGAGCGACGTCTCCACCGGCGTGAGCCTGACGGTGGCGATGCAGAACGTGGAAGTGTTCCCGAACATGGTCACGCAGATGGTGGCGATCGGCGAGGAATCCGGCGCGCTGGACGCGATGCTGGGCAAGGTGGCCGACTTCTTCGAGGAAGAGGTCGACGAGGCGGTCGCTTCCCTGTCGTCGCTGATGGAGCCGGCGATCATGGTGATCCTCGGCGTGCTGATCGGCGGGCTGGTGGTGGCGATGTATCTGCCGATCTTCAAGCTGGGGTCGGTGGTCTGA
- a CDS encoding carboxylesterase/lipase family protein — protein MKSASAGILLAAAATIAQAAAPSTTAATVKIEGGRIEGRVEDGVRAFRGIPFAAPPVGALRWQAPQPVRPWQGVRQAGDFGNRCLQLPLFSDMVFRSPAASEDCLYVNVWAPAKAAAKKLPVLVYFHGGGLVTGDGSEPRYEGAAMARQGIVALTVNYRLGVFGFLAHPGLTAESRHKASGNYGLMDQAAALAWVKKNIAAFGGDPAQVTIAGESAGSYSVSAQMIMPMSKGLFARAIGESGSVLGRRGAPPLAEAEQQGVAFAQSLGLATLQDLRAAPAEALLQAQGKPDAPRFGIVTDGHVLDRAPLDSYTAGRQAPVPLLAGWNSQEMHAGAILDNQEPTPERFQAVLQKFYGAEAAEAARVYDYDVADAARDLSGDRWIVYGTWKWIDLHAKAAPTWRYYYTRPRPATVDGQPAAAGAVHSAEIEYAMSNLDGNKVYAWTDDDRAVSRTMQAYFANFIRQGDPNGAGLPAWPRVSRAGANVMRLDVQSGAYDPKDRARFEFHDRQFARP, from the coding sequence ATGAAATCAGCATCCGCCGGCATCCTGCTGGCCGCCGCGGCCACCATTGCCCAGGCCGCGGCGCCTTCCACCACCGCCGCCACCGTAAAAATCGAGGGCGGCCGGATCGAGGGCCGCGTCGAGGACGGCGTGCGCGCGTTCAGGGGCATCCCGTTCGCCGCGCCGCCGGTCGGCGCGCTGCGCTGGCAGGCGCCGCAGCCGGTGCGGCCCTGGCAGGGCGTGCGCCAGGCGGGCGACTTCGGCAACCGCTGCCTGCAACTGCCGCTGTTTTCCGACATGGTGTTCCGCTCGCCCGCGGCCAGCGAAGATTGCCTTTACGTTAACGTCTGGGCACCCGCGAAGGCCGCCGCGAAAAAACTGCCGGTGCTGGTGTACTTCCACGGCGGCGGCCTGGTCACCGGCGACGGCTCCGAGCCCCGCTACGAAGGCGCGGCCATGGCAAGGCAGGGCATCGTGGCGCTGACGGTCAATTACCGTCTCGGGGTATTCGGCTTTCTGGCCCATCCCGGACTGACGGCCGAAAGCAGGCATAAAGCGTCCGGCAACTACGGGCTGATGGACCAGGCGGCGGCACTGGCCTGGGTGAAGAAGAACATCGCGGCCTTCGGCGGCGATCCGGCGCAGGTGACGATCGCCGGCGAATCGGCCGGTTCGTATTCGGTCAGCGCGCAGATGATCATGCCGATGTCGAAAGGACTGTTTGCCCGCGCGATCGGCGAAAGCGGTTCCGTACTGGGCCGGCGCGGCGCGCCGCCGCTGGCCGAAGCGGAGCAGCAGGGCGTGGCCTTTGCGCAAAGCCTGGGCCTGGCCACATTGCAGGACCTGCGCGCGGCGCCGGCCGAAGCCTTGCTGCAGGCACAGGGCAAGCCGGACGCGCCGCGCTTCGGCATCGTCACCGACGGCCATGTGCTCGACCGTGCGCCGCTGGACAGCTACACCGCGGGCCGCCAGGCGCCCGTGCCGCTGCTGGCCGGCTGGAATTCGCAGGAAATGCATGCCGGCGCGATCCTGGACAACCAGGAGCCGACGCCGGAGCGCTTCCAGGCCGTGCTGCAAAAATTCTATGGCGCCGAGGCCGCCGAGGCGGCACGCGTCTACGACTACGACGTGGCCGACGCCGCGCGCGACCTGTCGGGCGACCGCTGGATCGTCTACGGCACGTGGAAATGGATCGACCTGCATGCGAAGGCGGCACCGACGTGGCGGTATTACTACACGCGCCCCCGGCCGGCCACCGTCGACGGCCAGCCGGCCGCCGCCGGCGCTGTCCATTCCGCCGAGATCGAATACGCGATGAGTAACCTGGACGGCAACAAGGTGTATGCGTGGACGGACGACGACCGCGCCGTCTCGCGCACCATGCAGGCCTACTTCGCCAACTTCATCCGGCAGGGCGATCCGAACGGCGCCGGCCTGCCGGCCTGGCCGCGGGTGTCCCGGGCGGGTGCGAACGTAATGCGGCTCGATGTCCAGTCGGGCGCGTACGATCCGAAAGACCGTGCCCGCTTCGAGTTCCACGACCGGCAGTTCGCCAGGCCGTGA
- a CDS encoding PQQ-dependent sugar dehydrogenase: MALLLTACADKGDGQQARGPDPTLPQPERGLLPSMKIAEPVAWGSQKPTVPKGFSIAAIATDLKIPRQTLVLPNGDILVAEGRGGHAAKLKPKDVIAGYIKAQGNTKVEGGDRLTLLRDADGDGQYELKTVFAEKLDAPYGLAFANGKVYVANQGELVSFNYQEGQTRAGGPPASIARLPAEINHHWTKALTISPDGRTLYVGIGSNSNITERGMEAELDRAMVWQIDAATGAHKPYATGLRNPTALAMHPDTGKLWAVVNERDELGPDLVPDYLTSVREGAFYGWPYSYWGQNVDTRVMPRRPDKVAAAVKPDYSLGSHVAALGLSFSLPAMGEQYANGAFVGEHGSWNRSQPVGYKVIFVPFRGGMPAGEPVDFVTGFRDADGKTRGRPVGVTVDPRGALIIADDLANTVWRVVRSR; the protein is encoded by the coding sequence ATGGCGCTGTTGCTGACCGCATGCGCCGACAAGGGAGATGGCCAGCAGGCGCGCGGGCCCGACCCCACGCTGCCGCAACCCGAGCGCGGTTTGCTGCCCAGCATGAAGATCGCCGAGCCGGTGGCATGGGGCAGTCAAAAGCCGACCGTGCCGAAGGGCTTCAGCATCGCCGCGATCGCCACCGACCTGAAGATTCCGCGGCAGACGCTGGTGCTGCCCAATGGCGATATCCTCGTCGCGGAAGGGCGCGGCGGCCATGCCGCGAAGCTTAAGCCCAAGGACGTCATCGCCGGCTACATCAAGGCGCAAGGCAATACCAAGGTGGAAGGCGGCGATCGCCTGACCTTGCTGCGCGATGCCGATGGCGACGGCCAATACGAGTTGAAGACCGTCTTCGCGGAAAAACTCGACGCGCCTTACGGCCTCGCGTTCGCCAATGGCAAGGTGTACGTGGCAAACCAGGGTGAACTGGTCAGTTTCAACTACCAGGAGGGCCAGACCAGGGCCGGCGGGCCGCCGGCCAGCATCGCCAGGCTGCCTGCCGAAATCAATCATCACTGGACGAAGGCGCTCACCATCAGCCCCGACGGGCGCACCCTGTATGTCGGCATCGGCTCGAACAGCAATATCACCGAACGCGGCATGGAGGCTGAGCTCGACCGCGCGATGGTGTGGCAGATCGACGCCGCGACGGGCGCCCACAAGCCCTATGCGACCGGGCTGCGCAACCCGACGGCATTGGCGATGCACCCCGACACCGGAAAATTGTGGGCGGTCGTGAACGAACGCGACGAACTGGGACCGGACCTGGTACCGGACTACCTGACCTCGGTGCGCGAAGGCGCCTTCTACGGCTGGCCGTACAGCTACTGGGGACAGAACGTCGACACGCGCGTCATGCCGCGGCGCCCCGACAAGGTCGCCGCCGCCGTCAAGCCCGATTACAGCCTGGGATCGCACGTCGCAGCGCTCGGCCTGAGTTTTTCCCTGCCGGCGATGGGAGAACAATATGCCAACGGGGCATTCGTCGGCGAGCACGGTAGCTGGAATCGCAGCCAGCCCGTCGGCTACAAGGTGATCTTCGTGCCGTTCAGGGGCGGCATGCCCGCCGGCGAGCCGGTCGACTTCGTTACCGGCTTCCGCGATGCCGATGGCAAGACGCGCGGGCGTCCGGTCGGCGTGACGGTCGACCCGCGCGGGGCGCTGATCATCGCTGACGACCTGGCCAATACCGTGTGGCGGGTGGTGCGGAGCCGTTGA